The genomic DNA TTAATCAACGCCGTAAAACCATACGTAACTGTTTTAAGTCATTGGTTAGTGTCGATACATTGACTGAGCTTGGTATCGACCCCAGCTTACGTCCTGAGCACATGACCTTGGCGCAGTTCTCCAGCTTGGCCAACTGGTTGGATGCCAATCACTCATCATAAACAGGAGCCTTGATTTGCAAGCCACTGAACAATCGCAATTCGAGATTCACGTCGCGACACAATATGTGGAAGACCAATCTGAGCCTGACAATGAACGCTTTGTCTTCTCATACACGGTCACCATTGAAAACCGCGGTGACACCCCCGCACAGCTGATGCGAAGAAAATGGTTAATCACGGATGCCAACGGCAAAGAGCTAGAAATCGAAGGCGAGGGTGTGGTCGGCGAACAACCTAAGATTGCCGCCGGGGAAAAATATACCTATACCAGTGGCACCATCATTGAGACGCCTGTGGGTGTGATGCAAGGCTTTTATACCATGCAAGATCAAGACGATCAGTCGTTTAAGGTCGATATTGCACCGTTTCGTCTCGCGCTGCCAAACATTCTCCACTAATCCCAACAGGGAGGCATATGGCGACCTATCTTGTCGGGGATATCCATGGTTGTGAGCGCACATTACGTGCGCTTCTCACTCAGGTCGATTTTTCCCCAGATAAAGACATCTTGTACTCGGTTGGGGATTTGGTCGCACGCGGACCCGATTCCCTCAGCGTGTTACGTTTCTTTTATCAACTCGGGGACGCAGCGCGCGTCGTCTTGGGTAACCACGACTTGCACTTGCTGGCGGTTGCTCACGGTATTAAGCCCGTTAAAGCCAAAGACAACACCCAATCTATTCTCGATGCGCCAGATAAAAAGGCGTTGCTTGGCTGGTTGTCTCAGCAGCCGCTTCTGATGGATGTCGCCGCGCCAGACGGTGGCTTTTTGCTGACCCATGCAGGCATTAGCCCGCAGTGGGACAAAAAGACCGCCATCGCCTGTGCCAATGAGGTAGAAGCGATACTGCGCAGTGACGAGCAGCGCTGGTTGCTGGAAAACATGTATGCAGACAGCCCCGATCAGTGGGATCCATCGCTGAGCGGCCTTGACCGTTATCGCTATATCATCAATAGCTTTACCCGCATGCGTTTTTGTTTCCCAGATGGTCGCCTGGACATGCAATGCAAGCTGCCGCCCAGCCAAGCGGCTGACAGCGGCTTATTACCTTGGTTTGAAGTACCTGAGCGTCAACCACTTGATCAGGCGGTAGTTTTTGGCCATTGGGCGGCGTTAAATGGCACCATCCAGCCCAAGCTTTATGGGTTAGATACCGGGTGTGTCTGGGGCGGTACCCTCACGCTACTGCGTTGGGAAGACAAAGCTTGCTTTACCCTCCCGGCAGAAAAAGCGTGACCTAGGCGCGATCCCAAACAGTAAAGGTAACAGGGTGGGCGTTTTTGTCATCCGCAGGGTGTGAGCCTACCTCTGTTTTCTTCCACCCTTCCCCCCATTGCGGGAAGCGGGTATCGCCGTCGACGTCAAGATCAATAAAGGTAAGATACAAGCGGTCAGCGCGGGGCAAAAACGCCTGATAAATGGTACCGCCACCAATCACCATGACCTCCTCATACTCGGCCACGGTTTCAAGCGCTTGCTCTGGCGAGCTCACCACTGTGACACCCTCTGGCTGAAAGTCAGGATCGCGACTGATCACAATATTCGGTCGTTTGGGCAGTGGGCGACCAATTGACTCAAAGGTTTTACGCCCCATCACCACAGGATGCCCTAAGGTCGTACGTTTAAACCACGCTAAATCCGCCGGTAAATGCCACGGCATTTGGTTGTTCTTGCCAATCACTCGGTCGTGTGCCATTGCAGCCACTAAACTGACGCGCATTACAGGTGCCCTTTTCCTTAAATCACTGGACGGCGACGATAAAACAATAACCCCGGCATCGCAAGGCCAATGGCCAGTGCCGAGAGAATGAAGCCCGCGGTGGTCAGGTTTTCAATCAGGCTCGCCCAAAGCACCGGGCTATAACCTTGATTGTTGATGGTTACCAACGCAATCATCGCTTTAAACGCGTAAACGCCTGGGATCATCGGGATAATTGCTGCCACCGTAAACACCTTGGGATGCGCCAAAAAGCGTTGTGACCAGTAAACACCTAAAAAGCCAATCGTCGTCGCGCCTGCCAGCGTGGCCCACTCAATGGCGACACCAGACTCCATCAATAAAAAGCGTAAGCCATGGCCAACCGCGCCACCATAAGCACAATACTTAAGCGCTTTAACCGGCACATTGAACACTAATGCAAATCCCACCGCGGGGATCATGGCAAAGAACATGTCTTCTAGTAAGGCGAGCAATAAACTCATAACCACCCCCATGCTCCCACCAAATTCATTGCGCCGACAATACCCAGTGCCGTCGCCAAAGTGAGCAAGGATGCCATCGTCCAGCGAGCGATCCCCATATCAACAAAGCCTTTAACCATGTCTGATACCGCATTGATCAATGGGTATCCAGGTACCAACATCAACACCGACGACGCCATGATGAGGAAGGGTTCATTCCCCCAATGCATAATGGTGCCCACACTGGACATCAAGGTTGTGACCATCGCTGTGACGGCAAAGGTGAGAAGCGGATTGAAGTGACGATGGGCAATCAACTGGCGCACTCGCATGCCGGTAGCAGACGCCATAAACGTGAGTGCAAACACCACCGCATCGCCGCCAGCTAATCGACTGAAAGCTGCACATGACAAGCCTATCATCCCCACCACCAGCCAAGGTGGGTAACGAAAGGGCTCGATACGGCTTAAGCGCTTGCGCACCGCTAAGGCATCGAGGATCCCTTTTTCGGCCAAAATGACCGTGCGTTGGATATCGGTCACCACTTTCATGTTGATCCCGCGATCGGGACAACGTCTGGCGGTGGTAATGCAATGCCCTTGGCTGAGCGTGGTGACCACTAAGGAGCTCGCCGATAACGCCAGCTCAACGCTATCGAGTCCTAGCGCTCGCCCTAAGCGAATGCTTACATCGCTGACGAGCTTACTTTCCGCGCCA from Salinivibrio kushneri includes the following:
- a CDS encoding threonine/serine ThrE exporter family protein is translated as MGKRLTEPEQRAISRLVIEVGQRLLQHGAESKLVSDVSIRLGRALGLDSVELALSASSLVVTTLSQGHCITTARRCPDRGINMKVVTDIQRTVILAEKGILDALAVRKRLSRIEPFRYPPWLVVGMIGLSCAAFSRLAGGDAVVFALTFMASATGMRVRQLIAHRHFNPLLTFAVTAMVTTLMSSVGTIMHWGNEPFLIMASSVLMLVPGYPLINAVSDMVKGFVDMGIARWTMASLLTLATALGIVGAMNLVGAWGWL
- the folA gene encoding type 3 dihydrofolate reductase — protein: MRVSLVAAMAHDRVIGKNNQMPWHLPADLAWFKRTTLGHPVVMGRKTFESIGRPLPKRPNIVISRDPDFQPEGVTVVSSPEQALETVAEYEEVMVIGGGTIYQAFLPRADRLYLTFIDLDVDGDTRFPQWGEGWKKTEVGSHPADDKNAHPVTFTVWDRA
- a CDS encoding threonine/serine exporter family protein yields the protein MSLLLALLEDMFFAMIPAVGFALVFNVPVKALKYCAYGGAVGHGLRFLLMESGVAIEWATLAGATTIGFLGVYWSQRFLAHPKVFTVAAIIPMIPGVYAFKAMIALVTINNQGYSPVLWASLIENLTTAGFILSALAIGLAMPGLLFYRRRPVI
- the apaH gene encoding bis(5'-nucleosyl)-tetraphosphatase (symmetrical) ApaH, encoding MATYLVGDIHGCERTLRALLTQVDFSPDKDILYSVGDLVARGPDSLSVLRFFYQLGDAARVVLGNHDLHLLAVAHGIKPVKAKDNTQSILDAPDKKALLGWLSQQPLLMDVAAPDGGFLLTHAGISPQWDKKTAIACANEVEAILRSDEQRWLLENMYADSPDQWDPSLSGLDRYRYIINSFTRMRFCFPDGRLDMQCKLPPSQAADSGLLPWFEVPERQPLDQAVVFGHWAALNGTIQPKLYGLDTGCVWGGTLTLLRWEDKACFTLPAEKA
- the apaG gene encoding Co2+/Mg2+ efflux protein ApaG, which codes for MQATEQSQFEIHVATQYVEDQSEPDNERFVFSYTVTIENRGDTPAQLMRRKWLITDANGKELEIEGEGVVGEQPKIAAGEKYTYTSGTIIETPVGVMQGFYTMQDQDDQSFKVDIAPFRLALPNILH